The following proteins are encoded in a genomic region of Ammospiza caudacuta isolate bAmmCau1 chromosome 3, bAmmCau1.pri, whole genome shotgun sequence:
- the LOC131555490 gene encoding vacuolar protein sorting-associated protein VTA1 homolog — protein sequence PSFPNSPNSQIILIPISSFPSFPSFPSFPNSPNSQIILIPISSFPSFPSFPSSFPNSPNSQIILIPISSFPSFPSFPSSQFP from the exons ccctcaTTCCctaattccccaaattcccaaattatCCTCATCCCAATTTCCTCATTTCCCTCATTCCCCTCATTCCCC TCATTCCctaattccccaaattcccaaattatCCTCATCCCAATTTCCTCATTTCCCTCATTCCCCTCATTCCCCTCA TCATTCCctaattccccaaattcccaaattatCCTCATCCCAATTTCCTCATTTCCCTCATTCCCCTCATTCCCCTCATCCCAATTTCCCTAA